A region of Salmo salar chromosome ssa17, Ssal_v3.1, whole genome shotgun sequence DNA encodes the following proteins:
- the LOC106575421 gene encoding propionyl-CoA carboxylase beta chain, mitochondrial, translating to MAAFAVARSSCGLLSGLKASFKTFGQVKHGVASAAGAQSQLQRWYSVSHLSVQERIDRKRNAALIGGGQKRIDAQHKRGKLTARERVELLLDKDSFVEYDMFVEHRCSDFGMEEDHNKFAGDSVVTGQGRINGRLVYVFSQDFTVFGGSLSGAHAQKICKIMDQAMMVGAPVIGLNDSGGARTQEGVESLAGYADIFLRNVMASGVVPQISLIMGPCAGGAVYSPALTDFTFMVKDTSYLFITGPDVVKSVTNEDVTQEELGGAKTHTAVSGVAHRAFENDIDALLNLRNFFNFLPLSNQDPAPVTECHDPSDRLVPGLDTIVPFETTKAYDMLDIIQGIVDEREFFEIMPNYAKNIVVGFARMNGRTVGIVGNQPKVASGCLDINSSVKGARFVRFCGAFNIPILTFVDVPGFLPGTSQEYGGIIRHGAKLLFAFAEATIITRKAYGGAYDVMSSKHLRGDVNYAWPSAEVAVMGAKGAVQIIFRGKSNQAEQEAEYVEKFANPFPAAVRGFVDDIIVPSTTRKRICRDLEVLASKKQTNPWKKYANIPL from the exons ATGGCGGCCTTCGCTGTAGCACGGAGCAGCTGTGGTCTGCTTTCCGGACTAAAAGCTTCTTTTAAAACATTCGGACAGGTAAAACATGGCGTGGCTTCGGCAGCGGGAGCACAGTCCCAGCTGCAGCGGTGGTATTCCGTTAGTCATCTCTCCGTTCAGGAGAGGATAGACAGAAAGAGGAATGCAGCGCTGATCGGAGGAGGTCAGAAGAGAATTGACGCGCAACACAAAAGG GGGAAgctgacagccagagagagagttgagCTCCTGTTGGATAAAGACTCGTTTGTAGAGTATGACATGTTTGTGGAACATCGCTGCTCTGACTTCGGCATGGAAGAGGACCACAACAAG ttCGCAGGGGACAGTGTGGTGACTGGACAGGGGAGGATCAACGGAAGGCTGGTGTATGTCTTCagtcag GACTTCACAGTATTTGGAGGCAGTCTGTCTGGGGCTCACGCACAGAAGATCTGTAAg ATCATGGACCAGGCCATGATGGTGGGTGCTCCAGTCATTGGTCTGAACGACTCTGGCGGAGCCAGGACCCAGGAGGGGGTGGAGTCACTGGCTGGATACGCTGACATCTTCCTG AGGAATGTGATGGCTTCAGGTGTGGTTCCTCAGATCTCTCTGATCATGGGTCCCTGTGCTGGAGGAGCTGTCTACTCTCCTGCCCTGACCGACTTCACCTTTATGGTCAAG gacacCTCATACCTGTTCATCACAGGTCCTGACGTAGTGAAGTCTGTCACCAATGAAGACGTCACTCAGGAGGAGCTGGGAGGAGCTAAAACGCACACCGCCGTTTCAGGCGTCGCTCACCGTGCGTTTGAGAACGACATCGATGCTCTGCTCAACCTCCGAAACTTCTTCAACTTCCTTCCCCTTAGCAACCAGGACCCCGCCCCTGTTACCGAGTGCCACGACCCCAG tgatAGACTGGTTCCTGGTCTGGACACCATCGTTCCCTTTGAGACCACTAAAGCCTACGACATGCTGGACATCATCCAGGgg ATTGTGGACGAGAGGGAGTTCTTTGAGATCATGCCTAACTACGCTAAAAACATCGTAGTGGGATTCGCTCGCATGAACGGACGAACTGTTGGAATTGTAGGTAATCAACCTAAAGTGGCGTCTGGTTGTCTGGACATTAACTCATCAGTGAAGGGAGCTCGCTTCGTTCGTTTCTGCGGCGCTTTCAACATCCCCATCCTCACCTTCGTGGACGTGCCCGGCTTCCTGCCAG GGACGTCTCAGGAGTACGGCGGTATCATCCGACACGGGGCCAAGCTACTGTTTGCCTTTGCTGAGGCCACCATCATCACTAGGAAGGCCTACGGAGGAGCGTACGACGTCATGAGCTCCAAGCACCTGAGAGGGGATGTGAACTACGCCTGGCCTTCTGCAGAGGTGGCCGTGATGGGAGccaag GGTGCTGTACAGATCATCTTCAGAGGGAAATCCAACCAGGCAGAGCAGGAGGCTGAATACGTAGAGAAGTTTGCCAACCCTTTCCCTGCTGCTgtcagag GGTTCGTGGATGACATCATCGTGCCGTCGACCACCCGGAAGAGGATCTGTAGGGACCTGGAGGTTCTGGCCTCCAAGAAACAGACCAACCCCTGGAAGAAATACGCCAACATCCcactctaa
- the LOC106575446 gene encoding cohesin subunit SA-1: MITSELPVLQDSSIESGAADTVSLSVSVSELEDPTDTKGKKKRGRPGRPPAANKKPRKSPAEKATGGAKGRKANGIPQTNGEGGDPVTLFEVVRMGKSAMQSVVDDWIESYKQDRDIALLDLINFFIQCSGCKGTVRIEMFRNMQNAEIIRKMTEEFDEDSGDYPLTMPGPLWKKFRYNFCEFICVLIRQCQYSIIYDEYLMDTVISLLTGLSDSQVRAFRHTSTLAAMKLMTALVNVALNLSIHQDNTQRQYEAERNKMAGKRANEKLELLLQKRKELQENQDEIENMMNSIFKGIFVHRYRDAIAEIRAICIEEIGVWMKMYSDAFLNDSYLKYVGWTLHDRQGEVRLKCLKALQNLYTNRELFPKLELFTNRFKDRIVSMTLDKEYDVAVEAIRLITLILQGSEDALSNEDCENVYHLVYSAHRPVAVAAGEFLHRKLFSRHDPQAEEELAKRRGRSSPNGNLLRMLVLFFLESELHEHAAYLVDSLWESSQELLKDWECMTELLLEEPVQGEEVLSDRQESSLIELMVCTIRQAAEAHPPVGRGTGKRVLTAKERKTQIDDKNKLTEHFIMALPMLLSKYQADSEKVANLLQIPMFFDLDVYSAGRMEKHLDALLKQIRLVVEKHIETDVLEACSKTYSILCSEEYTIMNRVDIARSQLIDEMTDRFTHSVEDLLQEAEEADDDDIYNVLSTLKRLTAFHNAHDLTRWDLFGSCYRLLKAGIEQGAMPEQIAVQALQCSHYSILWQLVKITEGTPSKEDLVALRRVVKSFLAVCQQCLSNVNTPVKEQAFMLLCDLLMVFSHQLVSGGREGLEALVFNPDSTLQNELLTFILDHVFIDQDDENQSMEGDEEDEANKIEALHKRRNLLAAFSKLIIYDIVDMPAAADIFKHYMKYYNDYGDIIKETLSKTRQSDKILCAKTLILSLQQLFNELLQDQGPTLDRTSSHVSGIKELARRFALTFGLDQIKTREAVATLHKDGIEFAFKYQNPHGAEFPPPNLAFLEVLSEFSSKLLRQDKKTVHSYLEKFMSESMSERREDVWLPLISYRNSLLTGGEDGDRMSVTSGASSKTSSIRSKKGRTPIHKSKRIEEESSVEASWLRGNDSLQTPGALTTPQLTSTVLRENPRQAADTHLPDHDSEPGSENDYVHNPQMQMSWLGQQKMEDSRKDRTAMNYMKARNQTVRQTVRGLMEDDAEPIFEDVMMSSRGQLEDMNEEFEDTMVIDLPPSRNRRERAELRPDFFDSAAMIEDESGFTMPMF, from the exons ATGATCACCTCTGAGCTGCCTGTCCTACA ggactCGTCCATTGAGAGCGGAGCAGCAGACACAGTGAgtctgagtgtgagtgtgagtgagctgGAGGACCCGACAGACACTAAAGGGAAGAAGAAGAGAGGCAGGCCTGGCAGACCACCA GCAGCCAATAAGAAGCCTCGGAAGTCCCCGGCGGAGAAGGCTACAGGCGGGGCTAAAGGGAGGAAGGCCAATGGGATCCCTCAGACCAACGGTGAGGGAGGAGACCCTGTCACCCTGTTTGAGGTGGTCAGAATGGGAAAGAGTGCCATGCAGTCTGTGGTTGATGACTGGATCGAGTCGTACAAGCAGGACCGAGACATCGCTTTACTGGACCTCATTAACTTCTTCATCCAGTGTTCTGGCTGCAAAG GTACCGTGCGCATTGAGATGTTCCGGAACATGCAGAACGCTGAGATCATCAGGAAGATGACAGAGGAGTTTGACGAG GACAGTGGAGACTACCCTCTCACCATGCCCGGGCCGCTGTGGAAGAAGTTCCGCTACAACTTCTGTGAGTTCATCTGCGTATTGATACGTCAGTGCCAGTACAGCATCATCTATGATGAGTACCTCATGGACACGGTCATATCCCTCCTCACGGGACTATCTGACTCACAGGTCAGAGCTTTCAGACACACCAGCACACTGGCAG cGATGAAGTTGATGACAGCGTTGGTGAATGTAGCGTTGAACCTCAGTATCCACCAGGACAACACCCAGAGACAGTATGAGGCTGAGAGGAACAAGATGGCCGGAAAACGAGCCAATGAGAAGCTAGAGCTGCTGCTGCAGAAGAGGAAGGAG CTCCAGGAGAACCAGGATGAGATTGAGAACATGATGAACTCTATCTTTAAAGGAATCTTTGTCCAccgctacag ggatgCTATAGCTGAGATCAGAGCTATCTGTATTGAGGAGATTGGAGTTTGGATGAAGATGTACTCTGACGCCTTCCTCAACGACAGCTACCTGAAATATGTAGGATGGACCTTACACGACCGg CAAGGTGAGGTACGTCTGAAGTGTCTGAAGGCTCTCCAGAACCTGTACACCAACAGAGAGCTGTTTCCTAAACTGGAGCTGTTCACCAACCGCTTCAAGGACCGCATCGTGTCCATGACTCTGGATAAGGAGTATGATGTGGCTGTGGAGGCTATTAGACTGATCACGCTCATCCTGCA GGGCAGCGAGGATGCGTTGTCCAATGAGGACTGCGAGAATGTCTACCACCTGGTTTACTCCGCCCACAGACCTGTCGCCGTGGCAGCAGGAGAGTTCCTGCACAGGAA GTTGTTCAGTAGACATGACCCCCAGGCAGAGGAGGAGTTGgctaagaggagagggaggagcagCCCCAACGGGAACCTCCTGCGCATGCTGGTGCTGTTCTTCTTGGAGAGTGAGCTTCATGAACATGCAGCCTATCTGGTGGACTCTCTGTGGGAGAGCTCTCAGGAGCTGCTGAAGGACTGGGAGTGTATGACTGAATTACTGCTGGAGGAGCCTGTacaaggagaggagg TGCTGTCAGACCGACAGGAGAGTTCCCTGATAGAGTTGATGGTGTGTACCATCCGGCAAGCAGCAGAGGCCCACCCACCCGTCGGCAGGGGCACTGGGAAGCGTGTTCTCACGGCGAAGGAGAGGAAGACTCAGATAGACGACAAGAACAAACTGACAGAGCACTTCATCATGGCCCTGCCCATGCTCCTGTCCAAGTACCAGGCCGACTCTGAGAAGGTGGCTAACCTGCTACAGATCCCCATGTTCTTTGATCTGGACGTGTACAGCGCTGGGCGTATGGAGaag cacctaGATGCCTTACTGAAGCAGATCCGCTTGGTGGTGGAGAAACACATTGAAACAGACGTTCTGGAGGCCTGCAGTAAGACCTACAGCATCCTGTGTTCTGAAGAGTACACCATCATGAACAGAGTGGACATCGCCCGCTCGCAACTCATCGACGAGATGACGGACCGCTTCACACACTCCGTAGAAGACCTGCTGCAAGAGGCCGAGGAGGCCGACGACGACGACATCTACAACGTTCTGTCTACCCTCAAGAGACTCACGGCCTTCCACAA tgCTCATGACCTGACGAGATGGGACCTGTTTGGTAGCTGCTACAGGTTGTTGAAGGCTGGTATTGAGCAGGGGGCCATGCCAGAGCAGATCGCTGTCCAGGCTCTGCAGTGTTCCCACTACTCCATACTGTGGCAGCTGGTGAAAATCACAGAGGGAACTCCTAGTAAGGAGGACCTGGTGGCTCTGAGGAGAGTGGTGAAGTCCTTCCTGGCTGTCTGTCAGCAGTGTCTGTCCAACGTCAACACACCTGTCAAAGAACAG GCCTTCATGTTGCTGTGTGACCTGCTGATGGTCTTCAGTCACCAGTTGGTCTCTGGGGGCAGAGAAGGTCTGGAGGCCCTGGTGTTCAACCCAGACAGCACCTTACAGAACGAGCTGCTCACCTTCATCCTGGACCACGTCTTTATAGACCAGGACGATGAGAACCAGAGCATGG AAGGCGATGAGGAGGATGAAGCCAATAAGATAGAAGCTCTTCACAAGAGGAGGAACCTGTTAGCAGCCTTCAGCAAACTCATCATCTACGACATCGTGGACATGCCCGCTGCTGCAGACATCTTCAAACACTACATGAAG tATTATAATGACTATGGTGATATCATCAAGGAGACTCTCAGTAAGACCAGACAGAGTGATAAGATCCTCTGTGCCAAGACCCTCATCCTCAGTCTGCAACAg CTGTTCAACGAgcttctccaggaccagggtccaACTCTGGACAGAACATCGTCTCACGTCAGCGGTATCAAGGAGTTGGCCCGGCGCTTCGCCCTCACCTTCGGCCTGGACCAGATCAAAACCAGAGAGGCTGTCGCTACACTGCACAA gGATGGTATAGAGTTTGCCTTTAAGTACCAGAACCCCCATGGTGCAGAGTTCCCCCCTCCTAACCTGGCCTTCCTAGAGGTCCTGTCAGAGTTCTCCTCCAAGCTGCTGCGACAGGACAAGAAGACTGT TCACTCATATCTGGAGAAGTTCATGTCAGAGTCGATGTCAGAGCGTCGTGAGGACGTGTGGCTGCCCTTAATCTCCTACCGGAACAGTCTgctaacaggaggagaggatggggacaGGATGTCAGTAACATCAGGCGCCAGCAGCAAGACCAGCTCCATCCGCAGCAAGAAGGGACGGACGCCAATACACAAGAGTAAACGCATCGAGG AGGAGAGTAGTGTGGAGGCCTCCTGGCTGCGTGGTAATGACAGCCTCCAGACACCGGGGGCGCTAACCACCCCTCAGCTCACCTCCACCGTCCTCAGAGAAAACCCACGGCAGGCAGCGGACACACACCTACCTGACCACGACTCTGAACCTGGCTCCGAGAACGACTATGTACacaa TCCCCAGATGCAGATGTCTTGGCTAGGCCAACAGAAGATGGAGGACAGCAGGAAGGATAGAACAGCCATGAACTACATGAAGGCTCGCAACCAGACTGTCAGACAAACTGT tcgtgGTCTGATGGAGGATGACGCAGAGCCAATCTTTGAAGACGTCATGATGTCATCGCGAGGTCAACTGGAGGACATGAACGAGGAGTTCGAAGACACCATGGTCATCGACCTG CCTCCTTCCAGGAACAGGCGTGAGAGAGCGGAGCTCAGACCAGACTTCTTCGACTCAGCAGCCATGATCGAGGACGAGTCG GGTTTCACCATGCCCATGTTCTGA